In Harmonia axyridis chromosome 6, icHarAxyr1.1, whole genome shotgun sequence, a single window of DNA contains:
- the LOC123682436 gene encoding uncharacterized protein LOC123682436 isoform X3 gives MDIDKEILISKVFLNSVIWDKRLEGHANRKMVDKAWQSIAAEMGSENDGVLRKKWKYLRDQFAVEVGKFPPPRSGDSGDRPESKWPYFKSLRFLLGIVKARTSASNLKKPENENEDLVSHYVSKETDSQQDVQEIDNQVSDDQRQQAQMNSPSSDVFSGKRKRNNANKKYNQEMLDLETKKASLLERVINDRGSDDDDALFFRSLLPHVSKIPQHLKLRFRSRVQMIVDEFAYASHGTMQSSHSNSQSAPSFVQQYSAEYILSPDAESSTSGPSSVPSSCTDEPYISKWFAYQHFEFLKNRDVTSNTTLDIAPTRECEEATEDNNPQLTDQATDIDNPIGGVPSQYPPPASQVVPSPMNTARDDSFESSPAKRGLKRKRIGPKDDTQEMSSLDVKSPEVKIEIDEQMSSDVSCSDISESIVKTEPGLQTKPLPDLAASYHTK, from the exons ATGGACATTGATaaagaaattttgatttctaAAGTGTTTTTAAATAGCGTGATATGGGATAAACGGTTGGAAGGCCATGCAAATCGCAAAATGGTGGACAAGGCATGGCAGAGTATAGCTGCCGAAATGGGTTCAGAGAACG acgGAGTACTACGGAAGAAGTGGAAGTACCTTAGGGACCAATTTGCGGTAGAAGTGGGAAAATTTCCTCCTCCTCGTTCAGGTGATTCTGGTGATCGTCCTGAATCTAAGTGGCCTTACTTCAAGTCACTAAGGTTTTTATTAGGAATAGTGAAAGCAAGAACTTCTGCTAGCAATTTAAAAAAACCCGAAAATGAAAACGAAGACTTGGTGTCTCATTATGTTAGCAAGGAAACGGATTCACAACAAGATGTTCAAGAAATAGATAATCAAGTTTCTGATGATCAACGTCAGCAAGCACAGATGAATTCCCCATCTTCAGATGTATTCTCGGGAAAAAGGAAAAGAAATAAtgcgaataaaaaatataatcagGAAATGTTAGACCTCGAGACAAAAAAGGCTTCCCTACTAGAACGTGTGATTAATGATAGAGGATCAGACGATGATGATGCATTGTTTTTTAGAAGTCTTTTGCCTCATGTTAGCAAGATACCGCAGCACTTGAAATTGAGATTCAGATCTCGAGTTCAAATGATAGTTGACGAGTTTGCCTATGCATCACATGGTACAATGCAGTCTAGCCACTCAAATTCGCAGTCAGCACCATCTTTTGTTCAGCAATACAGTGCAGAATATATTTTAAGCCCTGATGCTGAATCATCAACCTCTGGACCATCCTCTGTACCTTCATCAT gtaCTGACGAGCCATACATATCAAAATGGTTTGCATATCAACATTTCGAATTCTTAAAGAATAGGGATGTCACATCAAATACAACATTGGACATAGCTCCCACGAGA GAATGTGAAGAAGCAACTGAAGATAACAACCCACAACTGACAGACCAAGCAACTGACATAGACAACCCGATAGGCGGTGTTCCATCACAGTATCCTCCTCCTGCTTCACAAGTGGTACCTTCTCCGATGAATACTGCACGAGATGACTCGTTCGAGTCTTCGCCGGCAAAGCGTGGTCTTAAACGTAAAAGAATTGGACCTAAAGACGATACTCAAGAAATG TCCTCTCTTGATGTGAAATCACCAGAAGTAAAAATCGAAATCGATGAACAAATGTCTTCAGATGTATCATGTTCGGATATATCAGAATCTATAGTCAAAACTGAACCTGGCTTGCAAACCAAACCCCTGCCTGATCTAGCAGCTAGTTACCATACAAAGTGA
- the LOC123682436 gene encoding uncharacterized protein LOC123682436 isoform X1 gives MDIDKEILISKVFLNSVIWDKRLEGHANRKMVDKAWQSIAAEMGSENDGVLRKKWKYLRDQFAVEVGKFPPPRSGDSGDRPESKWPYFKSLRFLLGIVKARTSASNLKKPENENEDLVSHYVSKETDSQQDVQEIDNQVSDDQRQQAQMNSPSSDVFSGKRKRNNANKKYNQEMLDLETKKASLLERVINDRGSDDDDALFFRSLLPHVSKIPQHLKLRFRSRVQMIVDEFAYASHGTMQSSHSNSQSAPSFVQQYSAEYILSPDAESSTSGPSSVPSSCTDEPYISKWFAYQHFEFLKNRDVTSNTTLDIAPTRECEEATEDNNPQLTDQATDIDNPIGGVPSQYPPPASQVVPSPMNTARDDSFESSPAKRGLKRKRIGPKDDTQEMMSTALQVLKSSIRTSSDPHFTYALYLADEMRKYDPPTLASVKRAFANIIYDADMSMAKGSKNLQSEGPASFGASTSGRSTPVSEGPSPQELQFHLSSLDVKSPEVKIEIDEQMSSDVSCSDISESIVKTEPGLQTKPLPDLAASYHTK, from the exons ATGGACATTGATaaagaaattttgatttctaAAGTGTTTTTAAATAGCGTGATATGGGATAAACGGTTGGAAGGCCATGCAAATCGCAAAATGGTGGACAAGGCATGGCAGAGTATAGCTGCCGAAATGGGTTCAGAGAACG acgGAGTACTACGGAAGAAGTGGAAGTACCTTAGGGACCAATTTGCGGTAGAAGTGGGAAAATTTCCTCCTCCTCGTTCAGGTGATTCTGGTGATCGTCCTGAATCTAAGTGGCCTTACTTCAAGTCACTAAGGTTTTTATTAGGAATAGTGAAAGCAAGAACTTCTGCTAGCAATTTAAAAAAACCCGAAAATGAAAACGAAGACTTGGTGTCTCATTATGTTAGCAAGGAAACGGATTCACAACAAGATGTTCAAGAAATAGATAATCAAGTTTCTGATGATCAACGTCAGCAAGCACAGATGAATTCCCCATCTTCAGATGTATTCTCGGGAAAAAGGAAAAGAAATAAtgcgaataaaaaatataatcagGAAATGTTAGACCTCGAGACAAAAAAGGCTTCCCTACTAGAACGTGTGATTAATGATAGAGGATCAGACGATGATGATGCATTGTTTTTTAGAAGTCTTTTGCCTCATGTTAGCAAGATACCGCAGCACTTGAAATTGAGATTCAGATCTCGAGTTCAAATGATAGTTGACGAGTTTGCCTATGCATCACATGGTACAATGCAGTCTAGCCACTCAAATTCGCAGTCAGCACCATCTTTTGTTCAGCAATACAGTGCAGAATATATTTTAAGCCCTGATGCTGAATCATCAACCTCTGGACCATCCTCTGTACCTTCATCAT gtaCTGACGAGCCATACATATCAAAATGGTTTGCATATCAACATTTCGAATTCTTAAAGAATAGGGATGTCACATCAAATACAACATTGGACATAGCTCCCACGAGA GAATGTGAAGAAGCAACTGAAGATAACAACCCACAACTGACAGACCAAGCAACTGACATAGACAACCCGATAGGCGGTGTTCCATCACAGTATCCTCCTCCTGCTTCACAAGTGGTACCTTCTCCGATGAATACTGCACGAGATGACTCGTTCGAGTCTTCGCCGGCAAAGCGTGGTCTTAAACGTAAAAGAATTGGACCTAAAGACGATACTCAAGAAATGATGAGCACAGCACTGCAAGTTTTGAAATCATCGATTAGAACGTCGAGCGATCCTCACTTCACATATGCGTTGTACTTAGCAGACGAAATGCGAAAATATGACCCTCCCACACTAGCGAGTGTGAAGAGAGCGTTTGCGAACATCATTTATGATGCCGATATGTCCATGGCAAAGGGCTCCAAGAACCTACAAAGTGAAGGTCCAGCATCTTTCGGTGCTTCTACTAGTGGGCGGTCAACACCAGTTTCAGAAGGCCCAAGTCCTCAAGAGTTGCAATTTCACTTG TCCTCTCTTGATGTGAAATCACCAGAAGTAAAAATCGAAATCGATGAACAAATGTCTTCAGATGTATCATGTTCGGATATATCAGAATCTATAGTCAAAACTGAACCTGGCTTGCAAACCAAACCCCTGCCTGATCTAGCAGCTAGTTACCATACAAAGTGA